Proteins co-encoded in one Lysobacter solisilvae genomic window:
- a CDS encoding type B 50S ribosomal protein L31: MKAGIHPEYREVVFQDVTTEFAFLTRSTLGSKESIKWEDGNEYPLIKLDISSASHPFYTGKHKIMDTGGRVDKFRKRYSQK, encoded by the coding sequence ATGAAAGCCGGCATCCATCCCGAATACCGCGAAGTCGTTTTCCAGGACGTGACCACCGAGTTCGCGTTCCTCACCCGCTCGACCCTTGGCAGCAAGGAATCGATCAAGTGGGAAGACGGCAACGAATACCCGCTGATCAAGCTGGACATCTCGTCCGCGTCGCACCCGTTCTACACGGGCAAGCACAAGATCATGGATACCGGCGGCCGCGTGGACAAGTTCCGCAAGCGCTACTCCCAGAAGTGA
- a CDS encoding DUF4166 domain-containing protein, with protein sequence MAVRPVTSAAAWFGPDLGRLHPALRALHREGGCLEGPARITLGRGLAGLFGRRLARGLGLPLDRREATMRVRVSHGPDGMRWGRAFDDGSERCSVFLPVGHFPGGHWIEQTGAIRLQLAVSIQAGGGWCWQLQAARIGPLPLPALLRPRMRACKRIDSSGRYCFEVGVAWPGLGTLLRYEGVLHRVGAAAASNGVAAA encoded by the coding sequence ATGGCCGTCCGGCCGGTCACGAGCGCCGCCGCCTGGTTCGGCCCGGATCTGGGCCGCCTGCATCCGGCGCTGCGGGCGCTGCATCGCGAAGGCGGGTGTCTCGAGGGCCCCGCGCGCATCACCCTGGGCCGCGGCCTGGCCGGGCTGTTCGGGCGTCGTCTCGCGCGCGGGCTGGGCCTCCCACTGGATCGCCGCGAGGCCACAATGCGCGTGCGGGTGAGCCACGGGCCCGACGGCATGCGCTGGGGACGTGCGTTCGACGATGGCAGCGAGCGGTGCTCAGTGTTCCTTCCGGTCGGCCATTTTCCCGGTGGGCACTGGATCGAGCAGACCGGTGCCATCCGTCTGCAACTGGCGGTGTCGATCCAGGCAGGGGGCGGATGGTGTTGGCAGCTTCAAGCTGCCCGGATCGGGCCGCTGCCGTTGCCCGCGCTGCTGCGTCCGCGCATGCGCGCATGCAAGCGCATCGATTCCAGTGGCCGCTATTGCTTCGAGGTCGGCGTCGCCTGGCCGGGGCTGGGCACGCTCCTGCGCTATGAGGGCGTCCTGCATCGCGTTGGCGCGGCCGCCGCGTCCAATGGCGTCGCGGCGGCATAA
- a CDS encoding nucleoside hydrolase, with amino-acid sequence MNPRIPLLIDTDPGVDDALALLMAFNDPRHEVVGLTIAAGNVGLVHTVANALKLCEVAGVDTPVFAGCAAPLLHPARDAAYVHGRDGFGDTGYEPATRQAEAEHAALAILRLSHEHAGRLLLVALGPLTNLALALKLDPTLPSRVARCVVMGGAVTAHGNITAAAEFNIAFDPEAAHLVFEAFPMIDLCDWEATLAHGLAHTHVNAWLAADAPRARFYEAISRQTRAWAGERRGSHWQSADGLAMAYALDPQAALEVEERALAVELQGRHARGATVVDWRREEGRPDHVRILMRYDQARFEALIQAALTAA; translated from the coding sequence ATGAATCCCCGCATCCCGCTGCTGATCGATACCGACCCTGGCGTGGACGACGCGCTGGCCCTGCTCATGGCCTTCAACGACCCGCGCCACGAAGTGGTCGGGCTGACGATCGCCGCGGGCAACGTGGGTCTGGTCCACACCGTCGCCAACGCGCTCAAGCTGTGCGAGGTCGCGGGCGTGGACACGCCGGTGTTCGCCGGCTGCGCCGCGCCCCTGCTGCATCCGGCGCGCGACGCCGCCTACGTGCACGGCCGCGACGGGTTCGGCGACACGGGTTATGAACCGGCCACCCGCCAGGCCGAGGCCGAACACGCCGCACTGGCCATCCTGCGGCTCTCGCACGAGCATGCCGGGCGACTGCTGCTGGTGGCGCTGGGTCCGCTGACGAATCTTGCGCTCGCGCTCAAGCTGGATCCGACGCTGCCCTCGCGCGTGGCGCGCTGCGTGGTGATGGGCGGCGCGGTTACCGCCCACGGCAACATCACGGCGGCCGCCGAGTTCAACATCGCCTTCGATCCGGAGGCCGCCCACCTTGTGTTCGAGGCCTTCCCGATGATCGACCTGTGCGACTGGGAAGCCACGCTCGCCCACGGCCTGGCGCACACGCACGTCAACGCCTGGCTGGCCGCCGACGCGCCCCGGGCGCGCTTCTACGAAGCCATTTCCCGCCAGACGCGGGCCTGGGCCGGCGAGCGGCGCGGTTCGCACTGGCAATCGGCCGACGGCCTGGCCATGGCGTATGCGCTGGACCCCCAAGCGGCGCTGGAGGTCGAAGAGCGGGCCCTGGCCGTGGAACTGCAGGGCCGGCATGCCCGCGGCGCGACCGTGGTCGACTGGCGGCGCGAGGAGGGTCGGCCGGACCACGTCCGCATCCTGATGCGCTACGACCAGGCCCGGTTCGAGGCCCTCATCCAGGCGGCCCTGACGGCGGCTTGA